One genomic segment of Pristiophorus japonicus isolate sPriJap1 unplaced genomic scaffold, sPriJap1.hap1 HAP1_SCAFFOLD_29, whole genome shotgun sequence includes these proteins:
- the LOC139248250 gene encoding zinc finger protein 3-like, with translation MEAEGTVRSGEKWYTCSVSGQGFSRSSKLERHKRSHIGEKPFKCGDCGKRFNYPSQLETHRRVHTGERPFTCSDCGKGFIQSSDLLIHQRVHTGERPFTCSECGKRFAVSSSLLTHQRVHTGERPFKCSECGKGFTRSSHLLTHQRVHTGERPFKCSECGNGFTRSSHLLRHQRVHTGERPFTCSECGKRFTTSSNLLTHQRVHTGERPFTCSECGRDSLCQVTC, from the coding sequence atggaagcagaaggcaccgttcgcagtggggagaaatggtacacgtgctctgtgagtggacaaggcttcagccgatcgtccaaactggagagacacaagcgcagtcacattggggagaaaccatttaaatgtggggattgtgggaaacgtttcaactacccgtcccagctggaaacacatcgacgagttcacactggggagaggccgttcacctgctccgactgtgggaagggattcattcagtcatccgacctgctgatacaccagcgagttcacactggggagaggccgttcacctgctccgagtgtgggaagagattcgctgtatcatccagcctgctgacacaccaacgagttcacactggggagaggccttttaaatgttctgagtgtgggaagggattcactcggtcatcccacctgctgacacaccagcgagttcacactggggagaggccttttaaatgttctgagtgtgggaacggattcactcggtcatcccacctgctgagacaccagcgagttcacactggggagaggccgttcacctgctctgagtgtggaaagagattcactacctcatccaacctgctaacacaccagcgcgttcacactggagagaggccattcacctgctctgagtgtggaagggattctctctgtcaggtaacctgctga